TCTCGCAATCGAATGCAAGTGCGTTTGCGATAGATGCGGGAATGCAGTACAACACGGAATTTCAAGGAATAAAACTTGGTGCTGCGCTTACGAATTTCGGAACAAAAATGAGGTTGCAAGGACGTGATACGCGAATAACGATTGACCCGTTTCCCATTGCCGGGTCAAACCCGAACGATGTTGTCGCAAATACAGAAACGCAAGAATGGTTATTGCCGATGACGTTTCATTTTGGTATTGCAATTGATGCATTGCGAAACGACAATAATACATTAGTGCTAAATCTTGATTACCAAGATGAACGTGATTTTATGCCGGTTCCTTTTCTTGGTGCTGAATATAGTTTTCGCGAAACAGTGTTTTTACGTTTTGGTGCAAATGGTTTTTTCTTTGACAAAATTATGGATAATAAACTCGACGAAAAATATGTTCAAAAAGCAGGAATGAGCGCTGGTGTAGGTTTTCACTGGGAAATTCCTGAAACGAAAATAGTTGCAAAAATTGATTATTCATATTCGGATTTAAATATTCTGCAATCGTCGCAAAGAATAACAGTTGGTTTCTCGTTTTAATAAATGCTTGTTCTGTAATAGTCATCTCGCTGCAACGAGATGACTTTTTTATTTTAAATTTTTTCATTCTCTCATTTGTATATTCAACGCACAATTTTAAATATAATGTCTGAACTTTATCCTCGAAAAGTTATATACGACCCGCTCACAGAATTGATGGCGTACTATGCCGATAAGAAAAGCGAAACGAAAGTCGAGAAGAAAAAATTTGAAACTGTTGAAGAAGTTTTAAAGAACAGAATTATTGACGGGGAGAAAATCGGTTTGGAAAATGATTTGAATGAAGCGCTGAAAAAATATTCTGCGCTCGACATTATCAATACTATTTTGCTCGATGGAATGAAAGTTGTCGGTGAATTATTCGGAAGCGGACAAATGCAACTGCCGTTCGTTCTTCAATCTGCAGAAGTGATGAAAACGGCAGTAAAGCATCTCGAGCAGTTTATGGAGAAAAGCGATTCGACGTCCAAAGGAACGATGGTGATTGCAACGGTAAAAGGCGATGTTCACGACATTGGAAAAAATCTCGTTGATATTATTCTTTCCAACAATGGTTACAAAGTTATCAATCTCGGAATCAAATGTCCTGTGGAAACAATGCTCCACGCAGTAGAAGAACATAAAGCAGATGCAGTCGGAATGAGCGGCTTGCTTGTGAAATCCACCGTGATAATGAAAGAAAATTTGGAAGTGATGAACGAACGCGAAATCACAATTCCCGTTGTGCTCGGAGGCGCGGCATTGACTCGCAGATATGTGGAAAGCGATTTGCGTTCGGTGTATCGCGGTCATATTTCGTACGCGAATGATGCTTTCGATGGTTTACATTTTATGGAGAAAGTTGTAAGCGGAAAATTGTTAGAAGAAAATATTTCTGATACTACAGTCGAAGATGAAGAAGTTAAACTCACGGGACAAGAAGCGAAAATTTTTCTTTCCGAAAATGTATTAAAACAACTGCAAGCAACTCGTAACTATAAACTCGAAACTGTAAACTC
This genomic window from Ignavibacteria bacterium contains:
- a CDS encoding UPF0164 family protein yields the protein MFTKYVSQKSFLFLFTIIFSSTMFSQFDNAGTSAANFLKIGVGGRGTALSGAFVAVVDDPSALYWNVAGISHFQQNEIMFSHNDWIADINHSFLAAGFPLKDIGTIGISVSHLSMGEMKVTTWEETDGTGGTFSAYDIAVGIAYAKKLTDQISFGIQPKYVSEVISQSNASAFAIDAGMQYNTEFQGIKLGAALTNFGTKMRLQGRDTRITIDPFPIAGSNPNDVVANTETQEWLLPMTFHFGIAIDALRNDNNTLVLNLDYQDERDFMPVPFLGAEYSFRETVFLRFGANGFFFDKIMDNKLDEKYVQKAGMSAGVGFHWEIPETKIVAKIDYSYSDLNILQSSQRITVGFSF